From Neodiprion pinetum isolate iyNeoPine1 chromosome 7, iyNeoPine1.2, whole genome shotgun sequence, a single genomic window includes:
- the LOC124223858 gene encoding putative nuclease HARBI1: MYGILPRIEAALVSANNRGLPIPPVMQLLICLRFYATASFQLVNGDLMTISQSTVSRIIHRVSAQIASLIHAIIKFPSTEAAMIANRDLFRQLGARREGIGLPGVDGAIDCTHIRLCHTKFADLQEVYRNRKGYFSLNVQAVVGPNMEFLDVVPEWPGSNHDSRIFQNSRIYMRYHERQLTGTLVGDAGYPCLPFLLTPLANPITDAQQRYNNVQSRTRQIVERTFGVWKRRFPCLSRGLGTKLLCSTTIVVACAVLHNLSLTLDNALPEDNRIEEEEADELPPQAPHWQPGEGFAIREALIERLLI; encoded by the exons ATGTACGGAATACTACCTAGAATTGAAGCTGCCTTAGTCAGTGCCAATAATCGTGGTCTACCAATTCCACCTGTCATGCAATTATTAATATGTCTACGATTTTACGCTACCGCTAGCTTTCAA CTCGTCAACGGAGATCTGATGACTATATCGCAGTCTACAGTATCGAGGATAATACACAGAGTATCGGCTCAAATTGCATCATTGATTCACGCaattatcaaatttcctaGTACGGAAGCTGCTATGATCGCAAACAGAGATCTATTCAGACAACTTGGTGCACGCAGGGAGGGTATCGGTTTACCTGGCGTTGATGGCGCTATCGACTGCACTCACATTCGATTATGTCATACGAAATTTGCAGACCTGCAGGAGGTTTATAGGAATCGTAAGGGATATTTTTCCCTCAATGTACAG GCAGTTGTCGGACCCAATATGGAATTCTTGGATGTGGTTCCGGAATGGCCTGGAAGTAACCATGACAGTCGAATATTCCAAAATTCACGAATTTACATGCGGTATCATGAGAGACAACTTACTGGAACCCTGGTTGGAGATGCCGGCTATCCGTGCTTGCCATTTCTGCTGACTCCACTGGCAAATCCAATTACAGATGCTCAACAAAG GTATAACAACGTACAAAGCAGAACAAGGCAAATTGTTGAAAGAACATTTGGAGTTTGGAAGCGACGTTTTCCTTGCCTATCCCGAGGTTTGGGAACCAAATTGTTGTGCTCTACCACAATTGTTGTAGCTTGTGCCGTACTACACAATTTATCACTAACATTGGATAATGCTCTTCCGGAAGATAATCGCatcgaggaagaagaagcggATGAATTGCCACCTCAAGCACCGCATTGGCAGCCTGGAGAGGGTTTTGCAATACGCGAAGCTCTAATCGAACGGTTATTAATTTAa